From Pseudorasbora parva isolate DD20220531a chromosome 14, ASM2467924v1, whole genome shotgun sequence:
GAATATCGTCTTTTAGCCGGTAGCCATGTTCACTGCACCATCTGAATATGGATTTCTCATGTTCTTCAGTGCTGTCGCTACAgagaaaacacacaaacacacttgtgTGATCTATGATGTCAACAGAGATCCACTAAGAGGGCTTTGAAATGTATATAATTGAAAATAGGTCCTTGGCCTGACACCCATCTCATCAAATCTGTCATTTATTATTTCACAGTGAATAAAAGGTCATGCCTAAttgattacacacacacacacacacacacacacacacacacacacacacacacacacacacagccatgtCCATATTAATTCATGCTAATCAACATCTGAGAAACTTTGAAAAACATCTGAAAAAATTTTAACCAAAAATGATTTCCATATCCACAGGCTAGTGTGAATAATTTTTTTGGCTAATAATTGtttgaataaatgtatatatttattaccTATTATAATTTTATCCAcattaaattaacattaatcTGACAGCCATTACATAACAGCAGCACGCacatactgtacacacacatacatacatttatttatttataaagcgttCATTTAGTATGAATACAAATACATAATTGTAGTATAAGAGAtggatgtatgtgtgtgtgtgtgtgtgtgtgtgtgtgtgtgtgtgtgtgtgtgtgtcacctgaGGAAGTATTCCAGCTGACTGTACAGGAATCTGAGTAGGGAACGGCGTGCGATGATCTCAGCATGGCAGTCGTTAAGAGCTAGTCCTCGATCACTCATGTACTCTCCGTTTATACACTTGGTTCCCGTGGTGACACAAATAACCTGTGCATCCTTCACATCCGTACCTGATGAAACCATCGATGTGATTTAGAGAACAAGTTCCTAGATCAACGTTCCAATCAGAAGTATGCCTCGTGCTTACCAGTTGTCATGACAACACCTGCAAGGACTTTCCGCCTTGCGTGTGGAGATGTGAAGTTGTCCGTCAGCTCACTGAACTTCTCCACAACTAAACGGGAGACGGCGTCCGCGAGGACCTGTGGAACCCACAACCGTAACTGTACAAACATCTGTATTCTAGCATGACGTCGCCTTACAAATCAGCAACAGCAAAACTGCTAAAAGActacaaatgtattttaaacaTAGCATATGCTATTTGAAAATGGCTGATAAAATGCatcgttaaagggttagttaacacaaaaatgatctcataatgtactcaccctcaagccatcctaggtgtatatgactttcttctttcaccCAAACACAATCGGAGTGACCCCTGACCCGACACATGACGTAAGATTTAGGCTTACCGTAAGCTTAGTTGAGAGTAGGCACCTCTCGCGATTCTAAAACAAATCTCCAACAAACTTAAGCTCCACTGaaatttctctttaaaaactCTCGTTTTATCCaggttttgttttgctctatcctctgcaaTTCCGTCTTCATCCATGCGTCGTAGAGGTCACTCTTCCACCAGAACTAGACTAGCGAATGGCCGTTACCGGAAGCCAGTGATTATTCTTGCAAAAAATGCatcgcttcgcttcagaaggtctttattaaccctctggagccatatggattacttttatgatgaatggatgcacttttgttGGACTTCAAAATCTCGTCCCCCATTCACTCTTCAAAAAGCTTGGaggagccaggatatttttttatataacgcagattgtgtttggctgacaGAAGAAAgtatttgagggtgagtaaattatgtgataattttcatttttggcagaactaaccctttaatgctcgATCTCAAAAGAAATGAATTGCTTGACTGACAGACTTTTACTTAAAGATCTCTTCAGACCGAAAGGTGAGAGTGATGCCTTTTTTTTGTTTGAGAAGTGCTCCTGTATCTGATTTTAATTAAGATCCTGTTTATTCTCTTCGGTTGTTATCAAGGGGGAATGGGAGGGATTATGAACAGGATTATCTAATGTGTAAATAATGCTGTGTACACTGGCGCACTGATTAAAGGTTTAATGCTTGACTTCATCTGAAATCCAACTGAAACATTCGTGTGTAGATTCtgatttaattaaaattgttAAATGAAGACTGGCAGAAGCTTTATAAAGGACAAATGATGGTTAAGTAAAGCTACCGAAGCATAGCATTTAATCGCATTAAAATTGCTTTTTCAATATCAAGCTTGATAAAATACAAGACAGAGGTCCAATGTATGTGGTCTTATAGAAATGAACGGAATTAATTTATGGCGTAGTCAGTTATGTGCATCATAGTCTAAACTTAGCCCATCATATGAGGTCATTTTGACATGGTAACCATTAACACATTgttacctttaaaaaaataacaatagagATATATTGTtctcaatattaaagaatagCTGAGTTCACACCACAGATATAACAATAACTGCACAGACAAACAATATCGTTGGAATTACTTTCAGAACTATTTTATTCAgctgatgaatgataaaaacagccaatcagaatccatcctgctgtaatgagcttgagcatttaaagttACAGACTAGCACGTGCTTAGAATAAACCAAGCGGCagcctcccccagtttctgttaaaGCCAAAacggaagtaacttaaactgcaattcatcgactgccCACTAGGGACAGACTCCATAAGGGCGCAGAATCTTATTGATCCCCAAGTTAAAAtttccaactttacagcagaaaaaaaaaacatgtttacagcctggtacaaattgtggttttagtctattcatgacaactgtgaggggggtgaatttttttataacttgtttgtttacatgatataaagccttaaagttctgcataattaagggttaCTTTAaatgacaggtggatagccatttatccgctgtctataGTCATTGTGTCACCTAAGCTCAGCCCACGTCACACCAtatttgcccattttctgttattagGGCATGACgcactgccaagatggcaacggccagctcgtctctactttatgcttcagaacggctcatcGGAATCCTATTGGTAATGTCACAGACACtacattcatatttttttttaaagtctatgGAATAAACAGAACGATATCATctgctggtgtggacactaatatagttatctttatagtttTCATTCTATGTGTGAATTGGCCTTTAGTCATGACTCATGTTAAAGGGCAAAGTACTGTAAAGACAACTCTAATAAATTATGGTATAAACAGTTCTCACCTGAGGCAGGTGTAGCTGAAGTCCCTCTCTGGGGATTGGCTGTCGAGATGGGGTCTGGTCCAGTTGCATGTTAAAGAGACCTGACAATGCCGCTTGGGCTGCCCTCGATTTTGCCAGCTTTTTATTCCGGCCTGAACCTTGGAACACCTGCGTATCCACGGTAACTGCCATAATGAAATTCTTGGCATGGCTTTCACCGCTCTCCGCCACAAACTCATACTTTAGTCCCGGCCGAAGCTCATTTAGGATCATCACAGCATTTTTGCCACTGCCTGTAGGGGGAGTTGTGAGTGCAGGGGGTAGTCGGAGAGGAAGATGTGACCTGTTGTTGCTTTTCAGAGTCACATGGAGAGGGTATTCGTTCAGAGAGTAGAGAGACCCATTGCTGCCAAGACTCAGGTAGAAGGGTTCATCAGGTGGTGCGGGTGTCTCAAATCCGTTAAACAGCATGTCTGGGAAATCAGCTTGATCTGAGGTGAAGTCTGCATTAACGGTCAGCGTGCGGCCCATCGCGAGATGAGCTTCGGATGCATTGGGGAACTGAACAAAAGAGCGCAGCGCTTTTTCGGCCGCATTAAGTTTGGCTTTCTTCTTCGTTGGGCCTGAGCCTTCAAATAATTGTCCGTTAACCTCGACGGTCATAACGAACACGGGTGCATGTACCGGCCCCGTCTGCGACAGAAGTTTATACTGCAGTCCTGGTTTGATTTCATTCAGTTGCATGAGAGCATTTTTCGGCAAGACCGGCCCTTGTGGTTTCCTGCGCTTCTTGGGGCGGAATTTGGAGTGCCCGTGGCTTTTGTTGCCCTCCTCCAGAGGGCGTTTCCTGCTCAATCCCCGAGCGTTCCCATTGGCTATGTGAGGCCCCTCCCCCAGTGCTTCCTTGGAGGAGAGGTTGTCCAGATTGCGGTTTTCTTTAACGTCCATGCTACATGAACCTGTGATGTCCAGAGAGAGTAACTTACAATGCCTTCGGTGCAGGAccttgtaaatgtaaaatttagAGATTCTTACATCTCTCTTTGTAACTGGATGGAAATGATACAGTCTTGAAATCAATCTAAAACATatggttttaaaaatattaatattgctTTTAGAAGCATTTTTAGCTACATATTAAGTAATTACCTTGTTAAAATGACTAATACATTTGTAGACCTTGCTTAAAGCACATAAAAACTATATTAACACACATCCATTTCTACATAATATGTCCTAGAAAagtagacccccccccccctaccCACACCAAAACAAGTAACATCATACCAACCAGTTGCCAAAGCTGATGAGTGTAAATTTTCATTTATAACATCCTGCATTAAAAGCTTGACAAGTTACTCCATTTGGTGCTCAGGAAAAGTAAATTGAAAGAGAGCAAACAGACAAGAAACAGACAGACTGAAATACACTGTGCTACCCGAAGGCAAATATGAGATGTCAGTATAATCTAAATGAAAGCTTATTTgagacaatatatatatttttaatttttaagtgTTGTAGGGTCTTCCCAAATTTCTGATTGGGAAGATCCACCTGTTTGCAGGTGATGTGTATCTAAGCCTCAGGTGCACTGGGAAACTGTAAAGAGTCCAAGTGTTTTCCTCTGCATTTATCTTGGATTACTTCTGCGTTGGGCCTGTACTTCTCATCACAGGATGTTTTAGCCAGCTTTATCAGTTTTAGCCAGTTTTATCAGCTCTTGGAAAGTGGAGTGGACATGACTTGTTGTTGTCCTCCTCTATTGGGTGGTTTCCTATATCCTTCGGTGGATGTACACAAGTAAATACACAAACATGTGATGTCCAGAGTAAGTAACTTTGGTGCACAAACTCCAAAAGACTTATTCATTTCCCTGTAACTCGATTTAAATGTTATCTTCCAAAAAACTATGGCAAACAACACTAACAATTATGTAggtaaatgttaaaaatattacattaaatgGGTCATATCATAAAAAATCAAGTTCAATCTACTATTAAAGGgttattcacccaaaaatgaaatttctgtcataaATTACTATCccccatgtcgttccaaacacaTTAAGAACtttgtttatcttcagaacacaaattaagatatttttgatgaaatttgagttttctgaccctcaaagacagCAACGCCATAACCGCCAATATACATCAACTTCAAGGCCCaggaaggtagtaaagacattgttgaAATAGTAcagactacagtggttcaaccttaaagcAGTGGCATATTCAGTGGAAGCAacaaatactttttgtgtgcaaaaaaaacaactcctggaattcatcaaaaaatatcttaatttgtgttccaaagatgagcgtaggtcttatgggtttggaacaacatgagggtgagtgcaTAATGAGGAACTGCAAGctacaaaaaaattatcacaacCATTTATCATGCGGTCATGAGCATTAACTTAAAACATCCTGCAGTATAATATTACTCAGGTGCTTAGGACAAGAATAGTGTGAATAAAATACAAAAGAAAGAGAATGGGCTGCCATAAGGGTTAGACTGTTGAGGTCAATCTAAGGAGTATCCCTATCTCACAACTTCAAAAAGGCTGTGTTTTTGCTATGGCTATGGCCACTCTTCACCAAAAGTTTACACTTTAGTACTGGTTGAAGTTTGTTTAAGATTAAGAGTGTATTCAATAGCAGGTCAAGATAGTCCATATGGCTTTAAGTGGTGTGTGGCAATGCCATGGAGAAGTGAGTCTTAGTTTCACTGGGAATCTGCAAGCCTGCAACGCATTTTTGGCTGCATTTCACTTGAGATTTATCAGCATGCTGCCTGTTCCTACAAACAGCTGTCCTTTAACTTCTAAAGTCATGAAAATTGGTGAATCCGCAGGCAGAGTTTATAATCCTCACCAGACTGAATCATCACAGTCCAATTTCAGAGTTGTCAACAACCTTCACTTTCCACTGCACTGCctgtctaaaaaaaaatgtcctcctGGGCATGGGGTTAACTTCCTGACCATGCCCCCTACAGACTGTGAGCTAGTGCACAGTACCCTCAAAGACAACAATCAAGTGGAAAATGATAGGTGAAAAACATGAtagagaggaggaagagtgcaGAATTCAACGGATGTCACTATATTCGTGTGCATCTGCTATTCTGTTCAAGATGCTTGTATTCTTTCTGAGCTTTAAGGTGTGATCTATATCAGTTAAcagcaaaaaaaatgttttaattatgctGCTGATAACAATTCTACATCGCAATTTTTTGGAGTATGCAGGCTTCCATATGACAGTAACAGGCTTAACAATTACATAACTTGGCCACCGTGGCACtgttgttttgcttttttaaataaaaaacacttgtTCAGCTGGACAACGGGTTAAACTACAACTATAAACTGAAAGTGTCTGCTCTACTCCATTCAGCACAGGCTGCAGAGTCACTGCAGCAGGAATCA
This genomic window contains:
- the adarb1a gene encoding double-stranded RNA-specific editase 1a isoform X1; translated protein: MAQCQSCSQSMGAYYCLVRRRFKRRRKKRSERKGIISKTMNEGAGGRPRGQQKFCSLDVDEEKRISSCSMDVKENRNLDNLSSKEALGEGPHIANGNARGLSRKRPLEEGNKSHGHSKFRPKKRRKPQGPVLPKNALMQLNEIKPGLQYKLLSQTGPVHAPVFVMTVEVNGQLFEGSGPTKKKAKLNAAEKALRSFVQFPNASEAHLAMGRTLTVNADFTSDQADFPDMLFNGFETPAPPDEPFYLSLGSNGSLYSLNEYPLHVTLKSNNRSHLPLRLPPALTTPPTGSGKNAVMILNELRPGLKYEFVAESGESHAKNFIMAVTVDTQVFQGSGRNKKLAKSRAAQAALSGLFNMQLDQTPSRQPIPREGLQLHLPQVLADAVSRLVVEKFSELTDNFTSPHARRKVLAGVVMTTGTDVKDAQVICVTTGTKCINGEYMSDRGLALNDCHAEIIARRSLLRFLYSQLEYFLSDSTEEHEKSIFRWCSEHGYRLKDDIQFHLYISTSPCGDARIFSPHEAGAEDQGDRHPNRKARGQLRTKIESGEGTIPVRTSNTIQTWDGVLQGERLLTMSCSDKIARWNVIGVQGSLLSYFTEPIYFSSLILGSLYHADHLSRAMYQRIADMDDLPQQFTINRPLLSGISNAEARQPGKAPNFSVNWTVGDQGLEIINATTGKDDLGRQSHLCKHALFSRWVCLHAKLSGTLRIRGSRPGSYHEAKQAAVEYHAAKETLFKAFNKAGLGAWVEKPIEQDQFSLTP
- the adarb1a gene encoding double-stranded RNA-specific editase 1a isoform X2 gives rise to the protein MNEGAGGRPRGQQKFCSLDVDEEKRISSCSMDVKENRNLDNLSSKEALGEGPHIANGNARGLSRKRPLEEGNKSHGHSKFRPKKRRKPQGPVLPKNALMQLNEIKPGLQYKLLSQTGPVHAPVFVMTVEVNGQLFEGSGPTKKKAKLNAAEKALRSFVQFPNASEAHLAMGRTLTVNADFTSDQADFPDMLFNGFETPAPPDEPFYLSLGSNGSLYSLNEYPLHVTLKSNNRSHLPLRLPPALTTPPTGSGKNAVMILNELRPGLKYEFVAESGESHAKNFIMAVTVDTQVFQGSGRNKKLAKSRAAQAALSGLFNMQLDQTPSRQPIPREGLQLHLPQVLADAVSRLVVEKFSELTDNFTSPHARRKVLAGVVMTTGTDVKDAQVICVTTGTKCINGEYMSDRGLALNDCHAEIIARRSLLRFLYSQLEYFLSDSTEEHEKSIFRWCSEHGYRLKDDIQFHLYISTSPCGDARIFSPHEAGAEDQGDRHPNRKARGQLRTKIESGEGTIPVRTSNTIQTWDGVLQGERLLTMSCSDKIARWNVIGVQGSLLSYFTEPIYFSSLILGSLYHADHLSRAMYQRIADMDDLPQQFTINRPLLSGISNAEARQPGKAPNFSVNWTVGDQGLEIINATTGKDDLGRQSHLCKHALFSRWVCLHAKLSGTLRIRGSRPGSYHEAKQAAVEYHAAKETLFKAFNKAGLGAWVEKPIEQDQFSLTP
- the adarb1a gene encoding double-stranded RNA-specific editase 1a isoform X3; the protein is MDVKENRNLDNLSSKEALGEGPHIANGNARGLSRKRPLEEGNKSHGHSKFRPKKRRKPQGPVLPKNALMQLNEIKPGLQYKLLSQTGPVHAPVFVMTVEVNGQLFEGSGPTKKKAKLNAAEKALRSFVQFPNASEAHLAMGRTLTVNADFTSDQADFPDMLFNGFETPAPPDEPFYLSLGSNGSLYSLNEYPLHVTLKSNNRSHLPLRLPPALTTPPTGSGKNAVMILNELRPGLKYEFVAESGESHAKNFIMAVTVDTQVFQGSGRNKKLAKSRAAQAALSGLFNMQLDQTPSRQPIPREGLQLHLPQVLADAVSRLVVEKFSELTDNFTSPHARRKVLAGVVMTTGTDVKDAQVICVTTGTKCINGEYMSDRGLALNDCHAEIIARRSLLRFLYSQLEYFLSDSTEEHEKSIFRWCSEHGYRLKDDIQFHLYISTSPCGDARIFSPHEAGAEDQGDRHPNRKARGQLRTKIESGEGTIPVRTSNTIQTWDGVLQGERLLTMSCSDKIARWNVIGVQGSLLSYFTEPIYFSSLILGSLYHADHLSRAMYQRIADMDDLPQQFTINRPLLSGISNAEARQPGKAPNFSVNWTVGDQGLEIINATTGKDDLGRQSHLCKHALFSRWVCLHAKLSGTLRIRGSRPGSYHEAKQAAVEYHAAKETLFKAFNKAGLGAWVEKPIEQDQFSLTP